From Macaca mulatta isolate MMU2019108-1 chromosome 1, T2T-MMU8v2.0, whole genome shotgun sequence, the proteins below share one genomic window:
- the MED8 gene encoding mediator of RNA polymerase II transcription subunit 8 isoform X5: MRQTEGRVPVFSHEVVPDHLRTKPDPEVEEQEKQLTTDAARIGADAAQKQIQSLNKMCSNLLEKISKEERESESGGLRPNKQTFNPTDTNALVAAVAFGKGLSNWRPSGSSGPGQPGQPGAGTILAGTSGLQQVQMAGAPSQQQPMLSGVQMAQAGQPGKMPSGIKTNIKSASMHPYQR; the protein is encoded by the exons ATG CGGCAGACTGAAGGACGGGTGCCCGTTTTCAGCCATGAGGTAGTCCCTGACCATCTGAGAACCAAGCCTGACCCTGAGGTGGAAGAACAGGAGAAGCAACTGACGACAGATGCTGCCCGCATTGGTGCAGATGCAGCCCAG AAGCAGATCCAGAGCTTGAATAAAATGTGTTCAAACCTTCTggagaaaatcagcaaagaggAGCGAGAATCAGAGAGTGGAG GTCTCCGGCCAAACAAGCAGACCTTTAACCCTACAGACACTAATGCCTTGGTGGCAGCTGTTGCCTTTGGGAAAGGACTGTCTAACTGGAGACCTTCAGGCAGCAGTGGTCCTGGCCAGCCAGGCCAGCCAGGAGCTGGGACGATCCTTGCAGGAACCTCAGGATTACAGCAGGTGCAGATGGCAGGAGCTCCAAGCCAGCAGCAGCCAATGCTCAGTGGGGTACAAATGGCTCAAGCAGGTCAACCAG GGAAAATGCCAAGTGGAATAAAAACCAACATCAAGTCGGCTTCAATGCATCCCTACCAGCGGTGA
- the MED8 gene encoding mediator of RNA polymerase II transcription subunit 8 isoform X4, with the protein MQREEKQLEASLDALLSQVADLKNSLGSFICKLENEYGRLTCFALLSGQLNTLNKVLKHEKTPLFRNQVIIPLVLSPDRDEDLMRQTEGRVPVFSHEVVPDHLRTKPDPEVEEQEKQLTTDAARIGADAAQKQIQSLNKMCSNLLEKISKEERESESGGLRPNKQTFNPTDTNALVAAVAFGKGLSNWRPSGSSGPGQPGQPGAGTILAGTSGLQQVQMAGAPSQQQPMLSGVQMAQAGQPGKMPSGIKTNIKSASMHPYQR; encoded by the exons ATGCAG agagaggagaagcagcttgAGGCATCATTAGATGCACTGCTGAGTCAAGTGGCTGATCTGAAGAACTCACTGGGAAGTTTCATTTGCAAGTTGGAGAACGAGTATGGCCGGCTGACCTG CTTTGCCTTGCTTTCTGGACAGTTGAACACTCTGAACAAGGTCTTGAAGCATGAAAAAACACCGCTGTTCCGTAACCAGGTCATCATCCCTCTGGTGTTGTCTCCAGACCGAGATGAAGATCTCATG CGGCAGACTGAAGGACGGGTGCCCGTTTTCAGCCATGAGGTAGTCCCTGACCATCTGAGAACCAAGCCTGACCCTGAGGTGGAAGAACAGGAGAAGCAACTGACGACAGATGCTGCCCGCATTGGTGCAGATGCAGCCCAG AAGCAGATCCAGAGCTTGAATAAAATGTGTTCAAACCTTCTggagaaaatcagcaaagaggAGCGAGAATCAGAGAGTGGAG GTCTCCGGCCAAACAAGCAGACCTTTAACCCTACAGACACTAATGCCTTGGTGGCAGCTGTTGCCTTTGGGAAAGGACTGTCTAACTGGAGACCTTCAGGCAGCAGTGGTCCTGGCCAGCCAGGCCAGCCAGGAGCTGGGACGATCCTTGCAGGAACCTCAGGATTACAGCAGGTGCAGATGGCAGGAGCTCCAAGCCAGCAGCAGCCAATGCTCAGTGGGGTACAAATGGCTCAAGCAGGTCAACCAG GGAAAATGCCAAGTGGAATAAAAACCAACATCAAGTCGGCTTCAATGCATCCCTACCAGCGGTGA
- the MED8 gene encoding mediator of RNA polymerase II transcription subunit 8 isoform X3, translating to MQREEKQLEASLDALLSQVADLKNSLGSFICKLENEYGRLTWPSVLDSFALLSGQLNTLNKVLKHEKTPLFRNQVIIPLVLSPDRDEDLMRQTEGRVPVFSHEVVPDHLRTKPDPEVEEQEKQLTTDAARIGADAAQKQIQSLNKMCSNLLEKISKEERESESGGLRPNKQTFNPTDTNALVAAVAFGKGLSNWRPSGSSGPGQPGQPGAGTILAGTSGLQQVQMAGAPSQQQPMLSGVQMAQAGQPGKMPSGIKTNIKSASMHPYQRFKHPEV from the exons ATGCAG agagaggagaagcagcttgAGGCATCATTAGATGCACTGCTGAGTCAAGTGGCTGATCTGAAGAACTCACTGGGAAGTTTCATTTGCAAGTTGGAGAACGAGTATGGCCGGCTGACCTG GCCATCTGTCCTGGACAGCTTTGCCTTGCTTTCTGGACAGTTGAACACTCTGAACAAGGTCTTGAAGCATGAAAAAACACCGCTGTTCCGTAACCAGGTCATCATCCCTCTGGTGTTGTCTCCAGACCGAGATGAAGATCTCATG CGGCAGACTGAAGGACGGGTGCCCGTTTTCAGCCATGAGGTAGTCCCTGACCATCTGAGAACCAAGCCTGACCCTGAGGTGGAAGAACAGGAGAAGCAACTGACGACAGATGCTGCCCGCATTGGTGCAGATGCAGCCCAG AAGCAGATCCAGAGCTTGAATAAAATGTGTTCAAACCTTCTggagaaaatcagcaaagaggAGCGAGAATCAGAGAGTGGAG GTCTCCGGCCAAACAAGCAGACCTTTAACCCTACAGACACTAATGCCTTGGTGGCAGCTGTTGCCTTTGGGAAAGGACTGTCTAACTGGAGACCTTCAGGCAGCAGTGGTCCTGGCCAGCCAGGCCAGCCAGGAGCTGGGACGATCCTTGCAGGAACCTCAGGATTACAGCAGGTGCAGATGGCAGGAGCTCCAAGCCAGCAGCAGCCAATGCTCAGTGGGGTACAAATGGCTCAAGCAGGTCAACCAG GGAAAATGCCAAGTGGAATAAAAACCAACATCAAGTCGGCTTCAATGCATCCCTACCAGCG gttcaagcatcctgaagtttga
- the MED8 gene encoding mediator of RNA polymerase II transcription subunit 8 isoform X1 codes for MQREEKQLEASLDALLSQVADLKNSLGSFICKLENEYGRLTWPSVLDSFALLSGQLNTLNKVLKHEKTPLFRNQVIIPLVLSPDRDEDLMRQTEGRVPVFSHEVVPDHLRTKPDPEVEEQEKQLTTDAARIGADAAQKQIQSLNKMCSNLLEKISKEERESESGGLRPNKQTFNPTDTNALVAAVAFGKGLSNWRPSGSSGPGQPGQPGAGTILAGTSGLQQVQMAGAPSQQQPMLSGVQMAQAGQPGKMPSGIKTNIKSASMHPYQRPSCLVFILAVPLRCKVKKLLGQEEKKNARLQLW; via the exons ATGCAG agagaggagaagcagcttgAGGCATCATTAGATGCACTGCTGAGTCAAGTGGCTGATCTGAAGAACTCACTGGGAAGTTTCATTTGCAAGTTGGAGAACGAGTATGGCCGGCTGACCTG GCCATCTGTCCTGGACAGCTTTGCCTTGCTTTCTGGACAGTTGAACACTCTGAACAAGGTCTTGAAGCATGAAAAAACACCGCTGTTCCGTAACCAGGTCATCATCCCTCTGGTGTTGTCTCCAGACCGAGATGAAGATCTCATG CGGCAGACTGAAGGACGGGTGCCCGTTTTCAGCCATGAGGTAGTCCCTGACCATCTGAGAACCAAGCCTGACCCTGAGGTGGAAGAACAGGAGAAGCAACTGACGACAGATGCTGCCCGCATTGGTGCAGATGCAGCCCAG AAGCAGATCCAGAGCTTGAATAAAATGTGTTCAAACCTTCTggagaaaatcagcaaagaggAGCGAGAATCAGAGAGTGGAG GTCTCCGGCCAAACAAGCAGACCTTTAACCCTACAGACACTAATGCCTTGGTGGCAGCTGTTGCCTTTGGGAAAGGACTGTCTAACTGGAGACCTTCAGGCAGCAGTGGTCCTGGCCAGCCAGGCCAGCCAGGAGCTGGGACGATCCTTGCAGGAACCTCAGGATTACAGCAGGTGCAGATGGCAGGAGCTCCAAGCCAGCAGCAGCCAATGCTCAGTGGGGTACAAATGGCTCAAGCAGGTCAACCAG GGAAAATGCCAAGTGGAATAAAAACCAACATCAAGTCGGCTTCAATGCATCCCTACCAGCG GCCCTCCTGCCTGGTTTTCATTCTGGCTGTCCCTCTAAGGTGCAAGGTGAAGAAGCTTCTGggtcaggaagaaaaaaaaaatgcccgcCTACAGCTCTGGTGA
- the MED8 gene encoding mediator of RNA polymerase II transcription subunit 8 isoform X2 — protein MQREEKQLEASLDALLSQVADLKNSLGSFICKLENEYGRLTWPSVLDSFALLSGQLNTLNKVLKHEKTPLFRNQVIIPLVLSPDRDEDLMRQTEGRVPVFSHEVVPDHLRTKPDPEVEEQEKQLTTDAARIGADAAQKQIQSLNKMCSNLLEKISKEERESESGGLRPNKQTFNPTDTNALVAAVAFGKGLSNWRPSGSSGPGQPGQPGAGTILAGTSGLQQVQMAGAPSQQQPMLSGVQMAQAGQPGKMPSGIKTNIKSASMHPYQRFVSRMEKEAAAVKRQELTTGQSSSC, from the exons ATGCAG agagaggagaagcagcttgAGGCATCATTAGATGCACTGCTGAGTCAAGTGGCTGATCTGAAGAACTCACTGGGAAGTTTCATTTGCAAGTTGGAGAACGAGTATGGCCGGCTGACCTG GCCATCTGTCCTGGACAGCTTTGCCTTGCTTTCTGGACAGTTGAACACTCTGAACAAGGTCTTGAAGCATGAAAAAACACCGCTGTTCCGTAACCAGGTCATCATCCCTCTGGTGTTGTCTCCAGACCGAGATGAAGATCTCATG CGGCAGACTGAAGGACGGGTGCCCGTTTTCAGCCATGAGGTAGTCCCTGACCATCTGAGAACCAAGCCTGACCCTGAGGTGGAAGAACAGGAGAAGCAACTGACGACAGATGCTGCCCGCATTGGTGCAGATGCAGCCCAG AAGCAGATCCAGAGCTTGAATAAAATGTGTTCAAACCTTCTggagaaaatcagcaaagaggAGCGAGAATCAGAGAGTGGAG GTCTCCGGCCAAACAAGCAGACCTTTAACCCTACAGACACTAATGCCTTGGTGGCAGCTGTTGCCTTTGGGAAAGGACTGTCTAACTGGAGACCTTCAGGCAGCAGTGGTCCTGGCCAGCCAGGCCAGCCAGGAGCTGGGACGATCCTTGCAGGAACCTCAGGATTACAGCAGGTGCAGATGGCAGGAGCTCCAAGCCAGCAGCAGCCAATGCTCAGTGGGGTACAAATGGCTCAAGCAGGTCAACCAG GGAAAATGCCAAGTGGAATAAAAACCAACATCAAGTCGGCTTCAATGCATCCCTACCAGCG GTTTGTGTCTAGGATGGAGAAAGAAGCAGCAGCTGTGAAACGTCAAGAGCTTACTACAGGACAGAGTTCATCCTGCTGA